A stretch of Ferribacterium limneticum DNA encodes these proteins:
- a CDS encoding hydrolase, with protein MLIRRHDSLLLVVDIQEKLAPAIHDSERVTANSARLLEGAHLLDIPAFVSEQYVKGLGPSVQAIRDAAVNAKFFDKTHFSCAAEPGVVDLLRAAKRPQVILTGTETHVCVLQTAFGLQAAGFEVYLVADAAASRTPENRSAAIERMRAGGIRIATTEMVLFEWLHQAGTSEFRTLLPLIK; from the coding sequence ATGCTGATTCGGCGCCACGATTCGCTGTTGCTGGTCGTCGATATCCAGGAAAAGCTGGCACCGGCGATTCACGACAGCGAGCGCGTTACCGCCAACTCGGCTCGCCTGCTCGAAGGCGCCCACCTGCTGGACATTCCAGCCTTCGTTTCCGAGCAATACGTCAAGGGTCTAGGCCCCAGCGTCCAGGCAATCCGCGATGCGGCAGTGAACGCCAAATTCTTCGATAAAACGCACTTTTCCTGCGCGGCCGAACCCGGCGTCGTCGATCTGTTGCGTGCCGCCAAGCGGCCACAGGTCATCCTGACGGGTACCGAAACCCACGTCTGCGTGCTGCAAACAGCTTTCGGCCTGCAGGCCGCCGGTTTTGAGGTCTATCTGGTTGCTGACGCAGCTGCGTCGCGTACCCCGGAAAACCGCAGCGCGGCCATTGAGCGGATGCGGGCAGGCGGCATCCGCATCGCCACCACCGAAATGGTCCTTTTCGAGTGGCTGCATCAGGCCGGAACGAGCGAGTTCCGCACCTTGCTCCCGCTTATCAAGTAA
- the purU gene encoding formyltetrahydrofolate deformylase, with amino-acid sequence MYRDRFYTLSASCPDQVGIIARVSGFIAGNGGWILESSFHSDVLTGRYFMRIEIKADSLPFLLAEFRERFRKEVAEPLAMTWQINDSAVKKRVVVLVSKQEHCLYDLLARWQAKELDIEIPCVISNHDTFRGFVEWHGIPFHHVPVTADNKAAAYAEIQRIFEDVRGDSMVLARYMQVLSPELCDALAGKIINIHHSFLPSFAGAKPYHQAYTRGVKLIGATCHYVTSELDAGPIIEQDVIRIDHSDSPEDMVRYGKDIEKTVLARGLRYHLEDRVLVHGNKTVVFR; translated from the coding sequence ATGTATCGCGACCGCTTCTACACGCTCTCCGCCTCCTGCCCCGATCAGGTGGGCATCATCGCCCGCGTTTCCGGCTTCATCGCCGGCAACGGTGGCTGGATTCTCGAATCGAGTTTCCATTCGGACGTGCTGACCGGTCGCTATTTCATGCGCATCGAAATCAAGGCTGATTCGCTGCCTTTCCTGCTCGCCGAGTTCCGCGAACGCTTCCGCAAGGAAGTCGCGGAGCCGCTGGCGATGACCTGGCAAATCAACGACAGCGCGGTCAAGAAGCGCGTTGTCGTGCTGGTTTCCAAGCAGGAACACTGTCTGTACGACCTGCTGGCGCGCTGGCAGGCCAAGGAACTCGACATCGAGATCCCCTGCGTCATTTCCAACCACGATACTTTCCGTGGCTTTGTGGAATGGCACGGCATCCCCTTCCACCATGTGCCAGTGACGGCCGACAACAAGGCGGCCGCCTACGCCGAGATTCAGCGCATCTTTGAAGACGTGCGCGGCGACTCGATGGTTCTTGCCCGCTACATGCAGGTCTTGTCGCCCGAATTGTGTGATGCGCTGGCCGGCAAGATCATCAACATCCACCACAGTTTCCTGCCCAGCTTCGCCGGCGCCAAGCCTTATCACCAGGCCTACACGCGCGGCGTCAAGCTGATCGGGGCGACCTGCCACTACGTGACGAGCGAACTCGACGCCGGCCCGATCATCGAGCAGGACGTGATCCGCATTGATCACTCCGACTCGCCGGAAGACATGGTCCGTTACGGCAAGGACATCGAGAAGACCGTTCTCGCTCGCGGCCTGCGCTATCACCTGGAAGACCGGGTGCTGGTGCATGGCAACAAGACCGTCGTCTTCCGCTAA
- the thrH gene encoding bifunctional phosphoserine phosphatase/homoserine phosphotransferase ThrH yields MQIVCLDLEGVLVPEIWIEFSKRTGIPELMRTTRDEPDYDKLMTYRLDILRQHKLGLPDIQKVIGEMGPMPGARAFLDKLREDYQVVILSDTFYEFAHPLMRQLGWPTLFCHSLEDDAEGMLVNYHLRMPDQKREAVKRFKELNFKIVAAGDSYNDTAMLGEAHGGILFHPPENVIREFPQYPVVLNYDDLRTEIDKAFLAASR; encoded by the coding sequence GTGCAAATCGTCTGTCTTGACCTTGAAGGGGTGCTTGTCCCCGAAATCTGGATCGAATTCTCCAAGCGCACGGGTATTCCCGAGCTGATGCGCACGACGCGCGACGAGCCGGACTACGACAAGCTGATGACCTACCGGCTCGACATCCTGCGCCAGCACAAGCTCGGCCTGCCGGACATCCAGAAGGTGATCGGCGAAATGGGCCCGATGCCCGGCGCCCGCGCCTTTCTCGACAAGCTGCGCGAGGATTACCAGGTTGTCATCCTGTCCGACACTTTCTACGAATTCGCTCACCCGCTGATGCGCCAACTGGGTTGGCCGACACTGTTCTGCCACTCGCTGGAAGACGACGCCGAAGGCATGCTGGTCAATTACCACCTGCGCATGCCGGACCAGAAGCGCGAAGCGGTCAAGCGCTTCAAGGAACTGAATTTCAAGATCGTGGCTGCCGGTGACTCTTACAACGACACGGCGATGCTCGGCGAAGCCCATGGTGGCATCCTGTTCCACCCGCCGGAAAACGTCATCCGCGAATTCCCGCAGTACCCGGTCGTGCTGAATTACGACGACCTGCGTACTGAAATCGACAAGGCGTTTCTGGCTGCTAGTCGCTAG
- a CDS encoding DUF883 family protein: MSNVTDLNNNQKIVADMKAVVSDAEAIFHETAGVAGDKMLDVRQRISERLGAAKVRVANAEAAALEKSKAAAAATDACVRKNPWQSVGIAASVGLVLGILIGRR; encoded by the coding sequence ATGTCCAATGTGACTGATCTGAACAACAACCAGAAAATTGTTGCCGACATGAAAGCGGTTGTTTCCGATGCCGAAGCTATCTTTCATGAGACGGCGGGCGTTGCTGGCGACAAGATGCTCGACGTGCGTCAGCGCATCAGCGAGCGTCTGGGCGCTGCCAAGGTGCGGGTTGCGAATGCCGAGGCTGCTGCTCTGGAAAAGAGCAAGGCAGCTGCGGCGGCCACCGATGCCTGTGTCCGGAAGAATCCGTGGCAATCGGTCGGGATTGCGGCCAGTGTCGGTTTGGTGCTCGGCATCCTGATCGGGCGTCGATAG
- a CDS encoding ATP-binding cassette domain-containing protein: MIALRQVTFARAGRPLVIDASVQLHPGWKVGVVGANGCGKSSLFALLANELHAESGNVEIPASWHIARVAQETPALPDSALDFVLDGDVELRRIERELVEAETKGDGVAIGHLHARYGEIGGYSAKARVAEVLHGLGFTDADFARSVSEFSGGWRVRLNLARALSCRADLLLLDEPTNHLDLDAVFWLENWLKNTPATLLLISHDRDFLDAVVGQIIAIDLQRLTLTSGGYSDYERARAARLATQQSSYEAQQREIAHLSSFIERFKAKATKARQAQSRIKTLERMEMVAAAHVDSPFHFAFRQPTALPDPLLTIEKASAGYADHKIIDHVTMTLRPGCRIGLLGRNGAGKSTLIKLLANSIPQQGGERKEAKALNIGYFAQHQLEQLRPDESPLQHLVRLDPTATEQELRDYIGGFDFRGDMATRAIEPFSGGEKSRLALALMIRPKPNLLLLDEPTNHLDLEMREALTFALQDFEGGVVFVSHDRHLLRTCADELLLVADGKVSEFEGDLDDYASWLAAQRSAEKAQEPDVLAEKTERLAQRADAKANRQALLAQRRPLVKEIEQLERKLAKWNEEKAALDTQFADPDFYATVDRAKSEEMHKQAGLLGEQIDEAEMRWLEVHEALEALPSAD; encoded by the coding sequence ATGATCGCCCTCCGCCAAGTCACCTTCGCCCGCGCCGGCCGCCCTCTGGTCATCGACGCCTCTGTCCAACTGCACCCCGGCTGGAAAGTCGGCGTCGTCGGCGCCAACGGCTGCGGCAAATCCAGCCTCTTCGCGCTGCTCGCCAACGAGTTGCACGCCGAATCGGGCAACGTTGAAATCCCGGCCAGCTGGCACATCGCTCGCGTTGCCCAGGAAACGCCGGCCCTGCCCGACAGTGCCCTTGATTTCGTGCTCGATGGCGACGTCGAACTGCGCCGCATCGAGCGTGAGCTGGTCGAGGCTGAGACGAAGGGCGATGGCGTCGCCATCGGCCACCTGCACGCCCGCTACGGTGAAATCGGCGGCTATTCGGCCAAGGCTCGCGTCGCCGAAGTGCTGCACGGCCTCGGCTTCACCGACGCCGATTTCGCGCGCTCGGTTTCGGAATTCTCCGGCGGCTGGCGCGTCCGCCTCAACCTCGCCCGCGCCCTGTCCTGCCGAGCCGATCTGCTGCTGCTCGACGAGCCGACCAACCACCTCGACCTCGACGCCGTCTTCTGGCTCGAAAACTGGCTCAAGAACACGCCGGCGACGCTGCTTCTCATCTCCCACGACCGCGACTTCCTCGACGCCGTCGTCGGCCAGATCATCGCCATCGACCTCCAGCGCCTGACGCTGACCAGCGGCGGCTACAGCGACTACGAACGCGCCCGCGCTGCCCGCCTCGCCACCCAGCAGTCATCCTACGAAGCCCAGCAACGCGAAATCGCCCACCTGTCGAGCTTCATCGAACGCTTCAAAGCCAAGGCCACCAAGGCCCGCCAGGCACAGAGCCGGATCAAGACGCTCGAACGCATGGAAATGGTCGCCGCCGCCCACGTCGATTCGCCCTTCCACTTCGCCTTCCGCCAGCCGACCGCCCTGCCCGACCCGCTGCTGACCATCGAAAAAGCCTCGGCCGGCTACGCCGATCACAAGATCATCGATCACGTCACCATGACGCTCCGCCCCGGCTGCCGCATCGGCCTGCTCGGCCGCAATGGCGCCGGCAAATCGACGCTGATCAAGCTGCTGGCCAATTCGATTCCCCAGCAGGGCGGCGAGCGCAAGGAAGCCAAGGCCCTCAACATCGGCTACTTCGCCCAGCACCAGCTCGAACAACTGCGCCCGGACGAATCGCCGCTGCAACATCTGGTGCGCCTCGACCCGACGGCCACCGAGCAGGAACTGCGCGACTACATCGGTGGTTTTGATTTCCGTGGCGACATGGCCACGCGAGCCATCGAACCCTTCTCCGGCGGCGAGAAATCACGCCTGGCCTTGGCCTTGATGATCCGCCCGAAGCCCAACCTGCTGCTGCTCGACGAGCCGACCAACCACCTCGACCTCGAAATGCGCGAAGCCCTGACTTTCGCCCTGCAGGATTTCGAAGGCGGCGTCGTCTTCGTCTCGCACGACCGCCACTTGCTGCGCACCTGCGCCGATGAACTGCTACTGGTGGCGGACGGCAAGGTCAGCGAATTCGAGGGCGATCTCGACGACTACGCCTCATGGCTCGCCGCCCAGCGCAGCGCCGAAAAGGCGCAGGAACCGGACGTATTGGCCGAGAAGACGGAGCGCCTGGCTCAACGAGCCGATGCCAAGGCCAACCGGCAGGCCTTGCTCGCCCAACGGCGGCCTTTGGTCAAGGAAATCGAGCAGCTAGAGCGCAAGCTGGCCAAGTGGAACGAGGAAAAGGCGGCGCTCGATACGCAGTTCGCCGACCCGGATTTCTATGCCACGGTCGACCGGGCAAAAAGCGAGGAAATGCACAAGCAGGCCGGCCTACTCGGCGAACAGATCGACGAAGCCGAAATGCGCTGGCTGGAAGTGCATGAGGCGCTTGAGGCCTTGCCTTCAGCCGATTGA
- a CDS encoding HD-GYP domain-containing protein has product MIKQIRTEQLKPGMYIHDLNCGWLDHPFVSNAFFVKDEATVDKIANLGIRELYIDTVKGADVWAAPTQSEVNADLERRLQEIAQKRAEKPVATELKDEAARARRLHGEANKMARLVLDDVRFGQKVQVERLEPLVDSMVESVFRHQDALLPMARLKNLDDYTFEHSVSVSTLLIAFGRTLKLPKETIKEIALGGLLHDIGKAHVPDAILNKPAKLTDDEFAKMKSHVAESLRLLEDVPGISEATRQVVAEHHERFDGSGYPNRLPGSSISLYGQMAAIVDVYDAITSDKVYNRGMPPTQALKKLLEWSKHHFDPQLVQTFIRAIGIYPTGTLVRLESNRMGVVVEQNEGNLLQPMVRIFYHAAQQHYIPPEIVDLSKVQDKVASFENYDKWKIDPYQWLPA; this is encoded by the coding sequence ATGATCAAGCAGATTCGCACCGAACAGCTCAAGCCGGGCATGTACATCCACGACCTCAATTGTGGCTGGCTGGATCATCCTTTCGTCTCCAATGCCTTCTTCGTCAAGGATGAGGCGACGGTCGACAAGATTGCCAATCTTGGCATCCGCGAGTTGTATATCGACACGGTCAAGGGGGCCGATGTCTGGGCGGCGCCGACGCAGTCCGAAGTCAATGCCGATCTTGAGCGCCGCTTGCAGGAAATCGCCCAGAAGCGTGCCGAAAAGCCTGTTGCCACCGAGCTGAAGGACGAAGCCGCGCGCGCCCGGCGCCTGCATGGCGAGGCCAACAAGATGGCCCGGCTGGTGCTCGACGACGTGCGTTTCGGCCAGAAAGTGCAGGTCGAGCGCCTCGAGCCGCTGGTCGATAGCATGGTCGAGTCGGTCTTCCGCCATCAGGATGCCCTGTTGCCGATGGCCCGCCTGAAGAATCTCGACGATTACACCTTCGAACATTCAGTCAGCGTCAGCACCCTGTTGATCGCCTTCGGCCGCACCCTGAAGCTGCCGAAGGAGACCATCAAGGAAATCGCCCTTGGCGGCCTGTTGCACGACATCGGCAAAGCCCATGTGCCGGACGCCATCCTCAACAAGCCGGCCAAGCTGACTGACGACGAGTTCGCCAAAATGAAGTCGCATGTTGCCGAGAGCCTGCGGCTGCTGGAGGATGTTCCCGGGATCAGCGAGGCGACCCGGCAGGTGGTGGCCGAGCACCACGAACGTTTCGATGGATCTGGCTACCCGAATCGTCTGCCGGGCAGTTCGATCTCGCTTTACGGGCAGATGGCGGCAATTGTCGATGTCTACGATGCGATCACCTCGGACAAGGTCTACAACCGCGGCATGCCGCCGACGCAGGCATTGAAGAAGCTGCTCGAGTGGAGCAAACACCATTTCGACCCGCAACTGGTGCAGACCTTCATCCGCGCCATCGGCATCTATCCGACCGGTACTTTGGTCAGGCTGGAAAGCAACCGCATGGGCGTGGTCGTCGAGCAGAACGAAGGGAACCTGCTCCAGCCGATGGTTCGCATTTTTTACCATGCCGCGCAGCAGCACTACATCCCGCCAGAGATCGTCGATCTCTCCAAGGTTCAGGACAAAGTCGCCAGTTTCGAGAATTACGACAAATGGAAAATCGATCCCTATCAGTGGTTGCCGGCCTGA
- a CDS encoding HD-GYP domain-containing protein, translated as MIRKLSIDQLLPGMYVVDLHKRWLDHSIWIKRFKVRDEAHIWKLKEQGITEISIDTQKGIDLPPSPIARINAVEQRFKSLAEIKAAMPHTVSLGEERRRAFRLLTEASGTVTGLMLAAKAGLSVDAAQLEPVVGKMMESVIRNPDALVPLARLKRQEAYATEHAVATAALIIAFGRHQGMSEPEIEKLALGTMVKDIGNSALDARLVSKPGMLSKAEYSIVQSHVEEGLAVLEATSRLSEMSVAVVLEHHERYNGCGYPYRMAGDEISVAGRMAAIVDTYDAMTSERPYRAAMSPSHALRQLYDEGGTQYDPALVAAFVKTVGIYPVGTLVLLESGHLAVVEQLHPENMLTPLVRVIYHAGRKQYVTVPVEVDLARKIGNHYGQIVRAENYETWGISPLRWQPA; from the coding sequence ATGATCCGCAAACTCTCCATCGACCAGTTGCTGCCCGGCATGTATGTCGTGGATCTGCACAAGCGCTGGCTCGATCACTCGATCTGGATAAAACGCTTCAAGGTGCGCGACGAGGCGCATATCTGGAAGCTCAAGGAGCAGGGCATCACCGAAATCAGCATCGATACCCAGAAAGGGATCGATCTGCCGCCTTCGCCGATAGCCCGCATCAACGCAGTCGAGCAAAGATTCAAGTCGCTGGCCGAGATCAAGGCCGCCATGCCGCACACTGTTTCGCTGGGCGAGGAGCGGCGACGGGCCTTCCGACTCTTGACCGAGGCGAGTGGCACGGTAACTGGCTTGATGCTGGCCGCCAAGGCCGGCCTTAGTGTCGATGCCGCGCAGCTCGAACCGGTCGTCGGCAAGATGATGGAATCGGTAATCCGCAATCCCGATGCACTGGTTCCGCTGGCCCGCCTGAAACGCCAGGAAGCCTATGCGACCGAGCACGCCGTGGCGACGGCAGCGCTGATCATCGCCTTCGGCCGGCATCAGGGCATGTCCGAGCCGGAAATCGAGAAGCTGGCGCTCGGCACCATGGTCAAGGACATCGGCAACTCGGCCCTGGATGCCCGGCTGGTGAGCAAGCCCGGCATGCTGTCCAAGGCCGAATACTCCATCGTCCAGAGCCACGTTGAAGAAGGCTTGGCAGTCCTCGAGGCAACATCCCGGCTTTCGGAAATGTCGGTCGCTGTGGTTCTCGAACACCATGAGCGCTACAACGGTTGCGGTTATCCCTACCGGATGGCTGGCGACGAAATCTCGGTGGCCGGTCGCATGGCAGCCATTGTTGACACCTATGATGCGATGACCTCGGAGCGCCCCTACCGGGCGGCGATGTCGCCGTCGCATGCGCTGCGCCAGCTCTACGACGAAGGCGGCACGCAATACGACCCGGCCTTGGTCGCGGCTTTCGTCAAGACAGTCGGCATCTATCCGGTCGGCACCCTGGTCCTGCTCGAAAGCGGCCATCTCGCCGTGGTCGAGCAGTTGCATCCCGAAAACATGCTGACACCGCTGGTTCGCGTGATTTACCACGCCGGCCGCAAGCAATACGTCACGGTGCCCGTCGAGGTCGATCTGGCCCGCAAGATCGGCAACCACTACGGCCAGATCGTTCGCGCCGAAAACTACGAGACCTGGGGCATCAGCCCCTTGCGCTGGCAACCTGCCTGA
- the mutY gene encoding A/G-specific adenine glycosylase yields MAAPNPFTEQLIAWQKVAGRHDLPWQNTRDPYRIWLSEIMLQQTQVSTVMPYYLRFLGSFPDVQALAAAPIETVIEHWAGLGYYARARNLHRCAQQVVAAHGGSFPDSPEQLAELPGIGRSTAAAIAAFSFGRRAAILDGNVKRVLCRQFGIDGFPGATAVDRQLWTLAGSLLPDGDIEVYTQGLMDLGATLCTRSKPRCLECPVASGCVARRDGRQAELPTAKPRAKVPERTATFVLLSDGQRLLLERRPPSGLWGGLLVPPEGKPDQVAARLGLQLGEQSPLPALKHAFTHFKLTLEPVLCRIEPLAHLGEAGLEWIDLDKAADAGVPTPIRKLIRQVASARG; encoded by the coding sequence TTGGCCGCCCCCAATCCCTTCACCGAACAACTGATTGCCTGGCAGAAGGTCGCCGGCCGTCACGACCTGCCTTGGCAGAATACGCGCGACCCTTACCGGATCTGGCTTTCCGAGATCATGCTGCAGCAGACGCAGGTCAGCACGGTGATGCCCTATTACCTGCGCTTTCTGGGCAGTTTTCCCGATGTGCAGGCGCTGGCTGCGGCGCCGATCGAAACAGTGATCGAGCATTGGGCCGGCCTCGGCTATTACGCCCGGGCGCGCAATCTGCACCGCTGCGCCCAGCAGGTGGTCGCTGCCCATGGCGGCAGTTTTCCAGATTCGCCGGAACAATTGGCCGAGTTGCCCGGTATCGGGCGGTCGACCGCTGCGGCCATTGCCGCCTTCTCGTTCGGGCGGCGGGCGGCGATTCTGGATGGCAACGTCAAGCGGGTGCTGTGCCGGCAATTCGGTATCGACGGTTTCCCTGGTGCCACGGCGGTGGACCGCCAATTGTGGACGCTGGCGGGCAGCCTGCTGCCAGATGGGGATATCGAGGTCTATACACAAGGCCTGATGGACCTGGGCGCCACCTTATGCACCCGCAGCAAGCCGCGCTGCCTCGAGTGCCCGGTGGCTAGCGGCTGCGTGGCGCGGCGCGATGGCCGGCAGGCTGAACTGCCGACGGCGAAACCGCGTGCCAAGGTGCCGGAACGAACGGCGACTTTCGTGCTGCTCAGCGACGGGCAACGCCTGCTGCTCGAACGCCGCCCGCCGAGCGGATTGTGGGGTGGTCTGCTGGTGCCGCCGGAAGGTAAGCCGGATCAAGTCGCCGCCCGCCTTGGCCTGCAACTGGGCGAACAGTCGCCACTGCCAGCATTGAAGCACGCCTTTACCCATTTCAAGCTGACCCTGGAGCCGGTGCTATGCCGGATTGAGCCGCTGGCTCACTTGGGTGAAGCCGGACTCGAATGGATCGATCTCGATAAGGCTGCCGACGCCGGCGTACCCACGCCGATCCGGAAACTGATCAGGCAGGTTGCCAGCGCAAGGGGCTGA
- a CDS encoding flavin reductase family protein: MTQPQHDSRALRNALGRFATGVAVVTATDPDGHPIGLTVNSFSAVSLEPALVLWCLDNKSHNLEAFRRASHHAINILSVEQQDISNRFATWPADRFVSLPWQHGAGGAPVFPGCCATFEVANETAHAAGDHTLFIGRVERFGERVDLAPLLFHAGRYAALTADQED; this comes from the coding sequence ATGACCCAACCGCAACACGACAGCCGCGCCCTGCGCAATGCCCTCGGACGCTTCGCCACCGGCGTTGCCGTCGTCACGGCTACCGACCCGGATGGTCATCCGATCGGTCTGACCGTCAATTCCTTCTCGGCCGTCTCGCTGGAGCCGGCGCTGGTTCTCTGGTGTCTCGACAACAAGTCGCACAACCTCGAAGCCTTCCGTCGCGCCAGCCATCACGCCATCAATATCCTGTCCGTCGAGCAGCAGGACATCTCCAACCGCTTCGCCACCTGGCCGGCCGACCGTTTCGTCAGCCTGCCCTGGCAGCACGGCGCCGGCGGCGCCCCGGTCTTCCCCGGCTGCTGCGCCACCTTCGAAGTAGCTAACGAAACTGCCCACGCCGCAGGTGACCACACCCTGTTCATCGGTCGTGTCGAGCGCTTCGGTGAGCGCGTCGACCTCGCTCCGCTGCTTTTTCACGCCGGACGCTACGCCGCCCTGACCGCCGATCAGGAAGATTGA
- a CDS encoding tyrosine-type recombinase/integrase has translation MPLNDTAIRNAKPGEKPVKMFDERGLFLIVTPAGGKWWRLRYKFAGKEKLLSLGTYPDVGLKDARAKRDEARKLLAQEIDPGEHRKTTKAAKAERSANSFEVICREWLDARKANVGLPQHTRALARMENDVFPWLGAKPIVEITAPDVLKVLRRIDERGARYSAHRVRSEISRAFRYAIATGRAERDPCPDLQGAIPPAKETHFAALVTPKEAGELLRAIDGFKGTFVVLSALRLAPLLFVRPGELRKAEWASIDFDRADWRYLVTKTNTEHLVPLATQALEILKDLHALTGHGRYVFPGRDPQKPMSEAAINAALRRMGYDTKTEITGHGFRAMARTILHEELHQKPEVIEHQLAHAVPDVLGAAYNRTKFLKERKVMMQLWADYLGKLKAGAEVIPLHGSAA, from the coding sequence ATGCCACTGAACGATACTGCTATTCGTAATGCCAAGCCGGGCGAGAAGCCCGTCAAGATGTTTGATGAGCGCGGCCTATTCCTGATAGTTACCCCAGCCGGGGGTAAGTGGTGGCGATTGCGATACAAGTTCGCAGGCAAGGAAAAACTACTCTCTTTGGGCACCTACCCCGATGTTGGCTTGAAGGACGCAAGGGCTAAACGTGATGAAGCGCGTAAGCTACTGGCTCAGGAGATTGACCCGGGCGAACACCGAAAGACAACAAAGGCAGCCAAGGCCGAACGATCAGCTAACTCTTTCGAGGTGATCTGTCGTGAATGGCTGGATGCGCGCAAGGCGAATGTAGGCCTTCCCCAGCACACAAGGGCGCTGGCACGCATGGAAAACGATGTTTTCCCTTGGTTGGGGGCAAAGCCTATTGTCGAGATTACAGCGCCTGACGTTCTGAAGGTACTTCGCCGAATAGACGAACGAGGAGCTCGCTACTCGGCTCACCGCGTCCGTAGTGAAATAAGTCGGGCATTTCGCTATGCAATTGCCACGGGACGTGCCGAGCGTGATCCTTGTCCTGACCTTCAGGGAGCCATTCCGCCGGCCAAGGAAACACACTTCGCTGCACTCGTCACGCCTAAGGAGGCCGGGGAGTTGTTGCGAGCTATAGATGGCTTCAAGGGCACTTTTGTCGTTCTGAGTGCTCTTCGTCTAGCTCCGCTTCTGTTCGTTCGGCCGGGGGAGCTCAGAAAGGCGGAATGGGCCAGTATCGATTTTGATCGAGCCGACTGGCGTTATCTCGTGACCAAGACGAATACGGAGCACCTCGTACCGCTGGCTACCCAGGCACTAGAAATTCTTAAAGACTTGCATGCTCTGACCGGACATGGGCGCTACGTTTTTCCTGGGCGTGATCCGCAGAAACCCATGAGCGAGGCTGCCATCAATGCCGCTCTACGTCGCATGGGTTACGACACCAAGACGGAAATAACGGGGCATGGCTTCAGGGCGATGGCCCGGACAATCCTGCATGAGGAACTGCATCAGAAGCCGGAAGTAATCGAACATCAACTGGCGCACGCTGTTCCCGATGTACTTGGTGCTGCGTACAACCGCACTAAGTTTCTGAAGGAGCGCAAAGTCATGATGCAGCTATGGGCGGATTACTTGGGCAAGCTGAAGGCGGGAGCAGAGGTCATACCTCTACACGGGAGCGCAGCTTAA
- a CDS encoding helix-turn-helix transcriptional regulator, which yields MHQLPESGFLRLPQIIGDAKRGIPAVIPVSKSAWWGGCKTGRYPKPVKLGPRTTVWKVEDILDLIAKA from the coding sequence ATGCACCAACTCCCCGAAAGCGGCTTCCTTCGCCTGCCGCAAATTATTGGCGATGCAAAGCGCGGCATTCCCGCCGTTATCCCCGTCAGCAAATCGGCATGGTGGGGAGGCTGTAAGACTGGCCGCTATCCCAAGCCGGTGAAGCTCGGTCCCAGAACGACTGTCTGGAAAGTCGAAGATATTCTCGATCTCATTGCTAAGGCATAG